In Fusarium fujikuroi IMI 58289 draft genome, chromosome FFUJ_chr02, the genomic stretch CCTCGAAGAAGCTTGTCTTGGATTCGTCAAGTTTGCATTGTTTATGAGATTGTTAGGAGTTATGAGTAGCATTAGATCGAGAATTCTTACATTCCCTATGAATAAAATGTCTTTACGATTGGCAGTGAATGAAACTCTGCGAATGTCGAGAATGATATGCATGGTTCTCCTACTCCGCGCTGGTTGAACCATATGTTTGTGTTGGCCGTAGAATTTGGGTATAAGTTAGAGCCGGTTTATGCCGTTGAAGGGGCTGGCAAACGGTAATCACCCTGTAGATGCGGTGCCTGCATATGGGCTGAATCAGTTTGATGGGGTGACCTGCAGAGTCTTTGAATTTGTCAAAGATAAGACCCGATATGCAACGAGATTGGGCGAGGAACacctactacctaggtagagCTCCCGGTAAGCGGCAAACGTCGGCGTGGGGAAGATGGCGTGTAAGTCATGGAGAATAGAGAATGGAGAGCATTGCGGGGGAGGAAGGCGGATGGTCTAGTGAGTTTGAGACGGCTTTGATCGTATGGCGGTAAAGTTACCAAGGTCGTGCATTTTTTGTATATTGTTTGTTATATATGacttttggtgttttatGCGTGATGGGAGagctttgatcttggtgttCAACGTGGGCTTGAGCGTGGGTTTTGTTGGCTGTTACACAATGCGCAGCAAATAGTAACCAACCATGCAATTTGAACACACCGCGTAAACTACTGTTGCCAGTATCAAATTCCTTATACTCAAACAGCATCTATCAGTTTTCCGGTATCAATCGTTAGTATCCGCGACAAGCCGCTGATATCTATCTGAGTCCCTCATAAACTCGGCAACGGCTCCGAAGTCCCCGCCGAGATCGGCGCACCCCCAGACTCAGACAGTCAGAAGAGCTGCGCTTCAgctaactacctacctacctacctactataaTAAACCCCCCAAAGTAGAGAAGAGCTCAGGCGGTGCCCAACCAGCGCATGGGAATTAGCAGCTACCGCGCACCGCTAGTTCGTGCAGTTTCAACGTTTATCCACTGAAAGGGTTGCTTCGGGGGTTTACTACTAACAAGTTAACCTAGTCTACAACCTCCCATCAACTTATCTAGTGGTTTTTTTCTAGTTTCCTTTTATTCCCCCAGGAACCTGTTTTCTTTTCGTCATACCCATCCCCGTCATCTCATTCTTCGTGCCAGACTTTGATGTTGTATTTCCCTGTGTTTCTGTGCGAGTTACAATctgtcatcaccaagagagaaaggagaagaagagatcagaTCTTGGATCATCATGAAAGACTCTGATGCGCCGGCGCTGGTTCTCGCCGGGACAACTACGCCCGAGCagatcaccaccaaaaacacATGGAATACCAAGAACTTGATATCACGACTCGGCACTGACTTTCTATCTGCTGCGAGCGCTGCTTCCATGGTAGCGCCCATCATTGCCATTATCGACCGGTCAGTAAATGCCATGCACCATGCACCATGCATTATCACCACCATTCATATCCTATGCCATGTTTCTGAGACACGCCGACATCGCCAaactccaaactccaaacccccccccccccccccccccaaaaaaaaaaccctAAAACCTGACATCATGACAGCTCCATCATGGAAAACGCTTCCGGCGCAAACACCCTCGCAAACTCAGTCAAATCCTCCCTCCGAACCCTCTTCACCCGCCCACACAcaatcctcttctccaagccTACAGCGCTCATCTTTTGCCTCTACGGCGGAACATATCTCACCGCCAACGCCGTCGACACCTCATTCTCGACCGTCAACAACAAGCCCGCCTCGAGCGTCACAGCCGGAACCACAAAGTTCGCTGCGTCCAGCACCGCAAACATCGGAGTCTGTATCTACAAAGACCAGGTCTTTGTGCGCATGTTTGGTCCCCCTGGTGTTGTCCCTAGACCTGTCCCTCTCGCTTCATACACTCTCTTTGCGCTGCGCGATTGCTTGACCATCTTTGCGTCGTTCAATGTGCCGCCTTTGCTGGGGCCGTATTTGGATAAGCGGTTTTccgaggagatgaagaagagagtttCTGGGCTTTACGCAGCGCAATTCATGGCCCCTGCTATGGTGCAGTTCATTTCTACGCCTATGCATTTGTTCGGTCTAGACCTATACAATCGTCAAGCGACTGGACCCGGAGGAGCTGTCGTGACGATGCGTGATCGATTAGATCTTGTGCGGCGCAACTGGTTCATCAGCTCTGTCGCGAGAATATGTCGAATTGTCCCTGCTTTTGGCGTCGGTGGTGTCGTCAACATGAAAGTTCGCAAGAATCTCATGACCAAGCTGGAGTAGACGGACTCAGATCCAGCGTCTCATCTCACACTGCAAGACAAGCGTTTCTCTGCAGATTCTCTTGATTTCAGGCGTTTACAGTTACGAGGCTACGTGACTATGTTTGCATTTACTTGTTTGATCTTGTAAAGATCCACGGCATCGGGAGTTAATCTTACATCTCATGGTTTTTCTACGGATGGTGGAATACAAAAGAGCATACGATGACGATCCATCACTCATAATAGACTTCTAGAACACGATAGACAGGATACTGGGTAGCGACGGGAAGAGTCAAGACTGATACGGCCAACTCCTCGATTAAATGAGAAACTTGTCTAACCTAAGCAATTCGACCCAGACCTTCAAGTGAGAGAAATGCAATTTGTTAACTACAGACAAACACCATTGACATTGGTCTTCACATGTATCGCTTACACAAAATAACACAATTGTCGCTTTCATTCATCACGCTCATGAGCGCTCATCTTTGCTTtccacctccaccaccaccaaggccaagatatATGTATCTTGCCTCCTCTGATCCTCCAGATCCTTGCAATGCAAGCCTTTCGCGACACCAGTAATGTCCGCTATTTGGAACCTATAGGCTTCTAAATGCGGCTTGCTGGAACCACCTAATTGAACCTCCCCAACCATCCCCTTCCCCTATACTGCAACGCATATCACCTCCACCAATTATCAACCCCATATCCCGAATACCCCCTCCAGGCCCTGTCACTTTCGGTGAGGAAGTacagaagaagataaaaagtcAAGGGAAGAAAAGCACTGAGCTCAGTCGTGTGATATCAAAAGAGCATTCAAAAGGCCATATACCCGCCTGAATACAcatgtgaagaagaaggttttCAAAAGAGGAGCAAATAGGGGGGCATGGGAAATGCCCAAAGAAGAGACAACGAGCGTCAGGTACACTGGTCATGAAACTTATGCGTCATCCAGCTAATAAAATGGTATCAAAGAAGCATCAAGTTCCTCGCCGACGTGTCGTCATAAAATCCGCATAGAATAAAATGGACAAGAAAAAGGGggacaaagaaaaagaaaggaaaaagtGTTGATTGAAGTTATGCGTGTCGTCCATTGGGGACTCATGAGAAATTGTAGATCcatcaaggaagagaagaacgcACGTTTTCGAAGTGGAGGGCCGGAGTCTGTACTGTACTATACGGGCAAGGGTTCGGGAACGAGAATATACGACGTCAGTGCACACCCCAACGCTCTTTGGTGGACTTTTCGGTTTGACTGTCAACTCAATTCCGTCCATGCAGCGTTACAATCAAGCTGAAACGCCGCAGTCGTCATCTCCAGTGGGCAGGGCACTTCACACGGCCTCCACATAGAGCAGAAGCTTCTCGTTCCGCTGCAGAGCATAGTCCAAGTCGTTGTCACTAAGCATACTTGGCTTATCTCCAGTGGGCTCGTCCTTGTAAAACAGTTGGACCTCCTGACCCGCCGGCACCTTCAGACGATCACAAATCTTTTCATAAAGTGCTTGGAATGAGATGTCTGTTGGTACTCGGATGGCAATGAGATCCCCGTTGAAATAcatcttgatcttcattGCTGATGCTGGTTGAGCCTGGGGTTGCATACCGTTACCGAGAGACGTTTGTGAGGGTTgtgacaaagaagatggttGTCTTTGGATGTCAGGGGAACCTGGGCCCATCTGATGCGCTGGTGCAGCTGAAAGGCCATATGTGCTGCCGTTCAAATTGTTCTGTGATCCACCAGCTGGGGACTCGGCCGATGACAGCTGTGATGCTTGTGACAGGCGGTACTCCTCTTCGTTGTCGTTTGGATCGATCTCGTAATCTCCTTCGCGGGGTGCAAAGAACTGTCTCACCAGGTTGCACCTCGAAATGTAATGGGGCTGGTTCAGCATGTTCTTCACGTACGCGTCCAAATTATGGAGGCGTCCTTCGGTGATTGCATCTGTGACATAGTTGACTGGTCCAGGCATGTACGGCAGTGTACGCTTCTGTGTCCCTGTGTTACCGGCCTCAGCTGGAAATTCGGTCAAAAGAGCGATCTGGAAGTCGTAAAAGTCCTCGTAATAGCGAGACAGCTCCCACTGTCGTCCGTCTTCTAGCAGTGCTTCGATCACGAACCAATACTTATCCTCTGCAAAGCAGTATCGTGGTATGCGCGCTTGTAGCGGTGCGTTGAGTTGTGAGACCGGTTTCTGTACATGATTTTGCTGAGGTTGTTGCGATgttcgaggttgagatgcGTATCCGGCCTGCGCTCCATTCTGAGAAGGTTGTCGAgaatgctgctgttgctgaatgCTCATTCGTTCCATGCCTTGCTCAATGCCCTGCCCAGGTTGCTGAGGGCCGCCTCCCTCAAACTTGCCCAGCGTGATGCTGCTGTTCTTGTATTCCgcggccatcttcttccattctTCCACCTTTGGAACACCAGCACGCTTTATGGCGTCACCCGGGTTTGCAATTGCCTTATCGCTTGCCATATCACGAATCTCGACAAAGGAAACGGGGATGAGCCCTGGGCCACCCAATCGACCGATGGGCTTGGCCACGAACCACTCGGGGTTCGATTgtgcgatgacgatgattgcCTCGCCAGCTTTAGCCTCCAACTCGTCTGCCCTCTCCGCAGCAAAGTCGTACATGACAATTCCGTAGACCATGGCGCCCGACTTTCCAACCGACTTCGAATTACGTTGATGGCCTTGCTGAGGCACGGCTGTAGTGGGTGACATAACGGCTGGCGCAGTTTGCATTGCTGGAGATTCGCTGTATCCAGAATCGTGGTCGGGGTTCTTTGTCGGAGCGGGGAGTTGGCCACCGTCGGACTGTGCGCTATCTCTCTCGGTTCGGCCAAGCGCTTGAAAGAAGGTGACAGGGACGAGACCCCGGGCGTCAGGGAGAGCTGGGTTACATGCTTCGTACCAATCTTGATCGTTTTCGCGGGCAATAACGTGGAAAAAGTCGCCTCTCGAAAAGCTCAGTTCTTGGCTCGATCGTGCCTCGTAATCGTAAAGAGCTCGAATGACCTGCAAATTAGATTGGGCATCAGCGTCTAGGCTCAGTGATTGCAAGTTTGTCGTGGAACCATGGGCTGTGCCAAATGTGGCAATCCATAATTGAATAGGATTTAAGGCTTGAGATTGGCTTGGGAGTGGGAGGCCACCAACCTTCTTTGGAGGAACAATGGCGACAGCCGATTTGGGAGCGACGGATCCTTTGTCCTTGTCACCTTTGATCGAACGTCGAAGAGCCTGCACGAAGCGCATAACTGTTAGCTTTTGACTCGAATGTTTCTCGGGCAGCCAGCGAGGCCGGCGCAAATATGAGCGAAAACGAGCTGAATGCGGCGGGGGAGGGGGTTTGGCTCAGGCAGCTGAGAAGATGGGAATAACGCCTTGTGAGGCACGAGAAGTTGGAGGCAAAGCACGGCACGATACAATAGAGAGATATGGGATGGCACCTCAGGCAGCTGCATGAAGAGGCATGAGCGACGGGAGGGAAAGGGGCGATGACGAACCTTCATTTTTGTGTAACTGAAATGCCTCCTGGGCAGTTGCAAGTTGGGAAGTTGTGAATCGCTCGAAGGTGGAGGTTGTTAGGAAAAGGATCGCAAGACGAGAAGACCTGAGccaggtaaggtaggtactaaaAGTATGTACGAGACGAAGGACGACGACACGACCCGGCGGGACACAGCGGCGGGCTGGGCTACCTTATTTCGATCCAATCCGATATTTGGtgtaaggcaaggcaaggcaaaggTACAGTATGTAcgctacctaccttacaGTAGCAGTACCTCTATTAACCGCTAGACCGGGCACGGGCAAGGCAGCGAGGTGCAGGATGGGCAGAACACCAAGTTGTAGCggttgcagcagcagcgccgttgaagtggaggaggagagggagggagggagggagggacCTGGACCCTCCGAGGTAAAGGTAGGGTACCTTACAGCGAATGCCTGGGGTtgcacacacacacacacaagCACCAAGATTGGGCTGCGAGCGAACGAACGAACGAGCGCGAATGtgaggtacggagtacacgCCAGGGGGCGAAGTAGCCTGAGAGTGGGCTGGGCAATGTTCCCTCGAGTGGATCGAACGTTGTGGAAGCGATTTGTGTAAGTTTTGGTTTGTGAGagaggctgatgagatggagaaaaAATAGCAGTTGGCGGCTGGAAATAAAAAGGGACAACTCTGGTGTttgcttgctttgctttgccttgctttgcctcttttgcttcttATTAATGACCTGATGACTTTGGTTGGTGCAGCCGTATAACTGTGACTGATCAGATACTCGGGAATCCAACGTCCGTGGATCTGCGACCCTCGACGCGTACGATAATCTGCGACCCAAGACTAAAGGTAGAGGGCCTTCGCCTTGGGTTCCATTTAACGTGATATTGACGCGAGCTGTGGGCGCCTTTGAGTTTCAACGTTCAAGGTGAAAtagctacctaggtaaggcTGGGCTCCTCAgcgagaagatggagggtgAAATTGATAATTCTCCTGGGCTTGGGTTCAGGCTCTCAAGGTGGGGTGATTGATGGAGGGGTCGCTTCTGACAACTTGGCGCCTGCCAGCGACGTCTTGTAAGTGGTTTTAGGGGATGAATCTGGCCAAGAGATGTCATGAAATGGAGATGGCGTCGAGAGAAGGGAGGAAGAAATGAGCAAAATGCGAAAGGATAAATCGTAAGTCACAAATCGCAAATTACCTCAATGACTGTAGAGTACCTGAATGGCTCTGGTTGGTGATCAGTGATGAATGGTCAACACTCATATCCAATCCcaatcaatggcttcaagcttAGACTGACCAGCTAGCTACTGGTACTACGGGCAGTTAGAGCATCACCACCTGTGGAAGCTGACATGTTTGAACTAAATGAGTCCTAAAAGCCGAGCTATTCTTCTTTAGCTGTAACCTCTTTTCCCTCTAGAGCTATTAGAAGCTGCCAAGCTCATCTCGAAGCCCTCAACTCGACAGTCAATCCCTGTCAACGGCGTCAACTGTCAGTCCAGCGCTTATAAGGCGCTACAAACTGCACACGACAGCTTTCTCAGTGGGTAAAATTGTGCATGAGATCTGCCACACAAACGCATCCTCCACGCTCAAAATAACTCTTCACCACCTGCAGAATGCAAACAACCACGGGCAAACGCTTACACGCCCAATCCCTATCGTACTCTGCCCTACCCCTCATACATGCAGTAGTTAGTTAGTTAGCATGTACAATCAGCAAAGAAGGCGTCGACCTGGCCTGTTGACTCGGGCCAACCGCTCAACCATGTCTCGTCTCATTCCTCTCTCGCTCATCCCCGGGCCACGGtcatgggcatgggcatAGGCATGGGTGTGCGGACAAATGATAAGTTAGTCAGGGATCATGGGTGGGTTTATGTACCAACTGAAAAGTCCCCTCTCTTGTTCGTTCGTGATGCCCGATACACATACAGCACAGACGCGGACACGgacacagacacagacgTTAGCTCTGGCGTTGGCACATCACGTCGTTGGTGACGCTAATAACACAAGGGAAATTTCCGCAGTGAGTTACGGCATGGATCTTACAGCAACTTGCAGTCAGTAATAAGTAACTCGAGAAAACGGGGAAATCGTCGCGTGACAGGGATGCATCACTGACAGTCCATCCCATGGATGGAACAAACAGGGGGGCCACGCAGCGATCGCATTGCATCAAAGGCTAGGACTGCGACCTCAATTCTAGAAATCGAGATGAAATGATTTGAGAGAACGAGAGCCAGTTTATGCATGCCATGTTAGTGCAGCATCTCGTCCATCGTTCTCTGACATTGACTTTCAGATATCCTTGGTCAAGATTCGGCATAATACCATATCTTAACATCAATGCCAGTCTCTATTCAAGACAAAGAACCACCACATACCTCACTACGCATAAAGACATATCCACCTGACGCCGGATGTTGGTAGCCCATTGTCTTGTGTTTATGCAAACAACTGCCGCGCGCACACATTTCCAGAATGTTAGAGCATGGCTGGATGATGCTCCAGTCAGTGACTTGCTACGTTCCAGTCTATAAACCTTTGTTATTAATGGCTGATCTGATGATATCATACTGAACCACTGCATCAACATACAAGTGCATATACATGCAACCATCGTGTATCTCCAAactctctctccctctctgtCTCTTTACGTGACATGTTGATCTTCAGTATTCAAGTCATCCTATCCTCATTCCATTCAACTCATTCCTTGATCCAGTCCAACAACACGACCGACCCCTCCCCTGCTCACTTTTAGCTGATAATCCACCGGAAGCGTCCCCCGCCAGAAAAACCACGATAGAATATGGCGCCGCTGTCTCGTCTGCGGATACCGCTGCCCTGGGCCTAATTTCGTGTGTCAATCTCCCGTTCGCTTCAAAAACGACGGTTTCTGTGCATCATCCTGGAAATATGACTCGTGAGATCAGCTGCAACTGTTTTGATGAAAACCCTTCTCCCCTTCTCAAAGTAAATGTAGATGGGGATCTGAGTGTGTGTCTTGGAAAACACTTTGTGTAAGAATGAAGCACTATTCCCTCCCTTGAACCAAGACATCAATAGATCCTGTCCATCCCGACACTTCGGGACTCCCTGCTTCCATGTCAAATTTTCACTCAGGCCAGCGTTTCTCTTTTCAGCAGGGGTCCGTCATTGTTCCCGAGTCTCGGAGCACAGTAGGACATTTTCGCTACTGgcatctcagccacaaggCGGCGGGCGATAGCTGATGCCAACCACTTGGTCTCGACTAAACGCAACGGGCACTCACATTCTGAGCATCAACCAGTGCACTACGAGATGGGTTCAGGGCAGGAAAAGACGTGaaaatagaaagtatattgtaaagaaatatatagagaCTTTTGTAATTacattaaaaaaaaactcaaGTAGCAAATAAAAAATCCAAAAAAAGGAGGGAACGTCCAGCCAGACTCTCGTACGCGGGCAACACAAGTCATTCTTATCTCCACAGTACTTTAAAGGCACTACCAAAGGCCTTAGCACATTGATTGCGATTTTACGCCTTGCAATGGGCGGTCGGCCTTCAACCAGAAGGGACGGCCTGGGTATGACTGTCTCAGACAGCACATAATTCTCAGTAATTTAAACACTATAATTTTTAAACACGGTAGTTGACGTCGGGACGACGACAGCAGCGGTAGTTATGCCTGGGATTCGAACAATCGATCAGCGTGGCCGACACAAAGGCCTCTGAAAGAGTTGCCAACTGCGCCCCGAGTCCAGCCGGACATTCCCAACAGGGGTCTGTTGGATGTTTGTCTTATATAGGTACTCAATCGCACAGCTATTCCAGGTACAACAGCTCAACGTCAACCCTTCATTTCAACAACACGACATAAAGAAGAAACATCGATTGTTCGATCATTCATTCAAAAAGACTGGAATACGTTCAATTTCTACTTGTTAAGGATTACCAACCCACAACTCCCTGAAACACCAAAACTCTTTCTGTCAACCTCGTCCTGGTTCCTGTTGAGGCCAGTACGCATTCACTTTGCAATGATAAAGCTGGCGATTACAAGACCGCCCAACACTCCGCAAGCCAATTACCAACCCCAACAGTACCAGGAACAAGATGACGTTGAGCTCCTATCTGGATTTTCCCATCAAGCCCGCTGTATCTAAATTCCCACCCAAAATCCAGTTTTGTGATTTGTCGTACAGAAAAAGTGTCGCCTCGTCGATAGAATGGAAGCTGGTATCGAGGCTACGGTTAATTCATCAAAATTCGAGGCAAAGCTGCAAAAGAGACTTATGCATAGACTTAGCCCCAAATGGTGCGCAGTAGAACGAAAGACATTTCGTTGCCACCTAAGCAGAAATGGGGGGTATAAAACGCCGAGTCGTCCACATGAATGAAAACGCATCACAAATGTGaaagcatcatcatgtctcgtCGATAAACAAAACGACGGTCAAGTCTCAAGTCTCAAGCCGTGAGACGTCGATGGAAAGTCGCAACgcaaaaaggaaaaaagaaaagaacccGAGAGAGAAGCAGTGAATGTTTAGATCTGGCCCTTGATATCAACCTTTTGGAACGCCGTGCTGCGCGCGCCCTCAAATAGGGGACCGGCTTTCCCGGTCATAAACGCAATGTAGTCTGTTCGGTCTTCCAACAAATGTCGACCTTGGTGATCGATGATGAACTGGGCTGCATCAGCATCAGACTCAAAACCGAGTTCCTCAGTGATGAAACGAAGTTTCACATCCGGCTTGTATCTGTACAATAGTCAGCAAATCATGCTCAAGAAAAACAACAAGGAATGCATGCAACCTACGCTTTGCAAATATTGCACAACGCAGCAAGCCGTTCTCGAGCAACAAACATGTCCATCAAATATGCACCCATGTTAGGGGTGTCAAGGTAAAGCTGGAAGAACTTATGATAGTTGCCCAATGCCAATGATGATCGCACTTCTAAAGCATGCTTAATCGGCTTCTCCCCTTTCTCTGCTGTGGTTAGATCTGCCAAAGTATCGTTCAACCCAGTTCGGTTGGCCGTGTGGATGAAATAAAGAATGCGATATGCCTTGAATTCAATGGGGTTGCCTTTTAGGCCCATGCCATACAGCGACCGCAGTTGCGTCTGGCACTGATTATACTCACCAATATCCCCCTTCTCCAAGGCAATTCGGGCATGGATTTCATAGACGGAAACAGTAAAGTCGTTCTTGATATGTTGCACAGTCAGATCTTGCCTCATAGACTTGAACTGATCACAGATGTACGAATAGTTGCTTTCCCGCttccacttcttcttcagaagtTCTAGAGTCTGACGCAAAATGTGTTCAGGTCGAACCTTGGACGGAACTGGAGGAGCGGTAAGACGAAgatacttcttctcaagtaCCTCGCATGTGCCAATAATAGGTCCAGATGAAGGCGGAGGCGGACTGGGCGACCTGAGCGACTTGTATTCGTTCTCGAACCGTCGCTTGCGCTTGTTGGCTTCCTTCTGGAACTTACTTGATTTCGGCAGGGGCTCGTCCATGGAAGCACGCTTTTCGGGGGAAGGATAGGAAATACGGTCCTCAAGTGAAGAACGCGAGTTAGTACGCCACGGAGGCTGGGAGTTGTCATTACTGGCAAAATCGGTAGATTTCCTCttcttggagttgatggGAACATGGAAACTCTGCTTGATATCCGCATCACGTTCGGCTTTGACTAGGGCCTGTGGGAGGGGCATGTTGTCCCAATCGAGCGTGTATAACGTGCCGTTTTCCTTTGCGGTACCGATGGTGCTCTTAAGTTTAGCCTCGATTTCCGCGCGAGACACAGTGGGTTCGTCATTTTGGGGGAGGAAAGATCTTTGAACATAGCTCCGAACAGATTCGGGCCAGTCCACTTTGGACTTGGCTTGCTCAGGTGTCGGGGTTACACCATTCACGGGAGAAGCGGGAGACATTTGATGTTGCACTGGGGGCTGTGGAGGCACGTAGCCAGCATAAGGAGCAGCTGGCGCTGCGTACTGACTGAATCCTTGACGAACGGCTACGGGAATGAAGGCTGGATCTGCATTTCGTGTCAGGGCTGTCGGGCGAGAGAAGGAGATGTCGTCTGTGGGCAGTCCGGAAGACAACTTACTCGTTGGGTAGGCGTAAGATGTCGGGACGGTTTGCTGAGTTACGCTCGGCGCTTGCTGCGCTGGCCAGGTTGGCATCATGGCGTCGAAATGCTAGCGGTGCGAGTGGTTAGTTTTACAAACAGGTTGGGGAGAAAAAAGATGATGCCGGGCGGATAATGGCAGAAAggcgagatgatgatgaatggtcCTTGGTTGGAGTGGGAGTGGACGTAGGTTTCTTTGGGAGGTATTTTCGTGGTCAGAGGGCAGCAGACTGGCGGTGGCGGTGTGGTCCCTGCTTATTCACGGAAAAACCGTGCTCCGGCGGAAGCGCTGCCTGAATCTCAGTGAGTGTTGGTAGTGTAGGTATGTTTAGGTAGGATCCGCCGAGTGGAAGCTTATCGTCAACAGTGGGGCCGTCAACTGGAGGGGCCGATCAAGTCTCGCGTGCCTTGGAAGACTCACTTGATACTGAAGTAGTTCACTGTAACCT encodes the following:
- a CDS encoding related to bud emergence mediator BEM1, with amino-acid sequence MRFVQALRRSIKGDKDKGSVAPKSAVAIVPPKKVGGLPLPSQSQALNPIQLWIATFGTAHGSTTNLQSLSLDADAQSNLQVIRALYDYEARSSQELSFSRGDFFHVIARENDQDWYEACNPALPDARGLVPVTFFQALGRTERDSAQSDGGQLPAPTKNPDHDSGYSESPAMQTAPAVMSPTTAVPQQGHQRNSKSVGKSGAMVYGIVMYDFAAERADELEAKAGEAIIVIAQSNPEWFVAKPIGRLGGPGLIPVSFVEIRDMASDKAIANPGDAIKRAGVPKVEEWKKMAAEYKNSSITLGKFEGGGPQQPGQGIEQGMERMSIQQQQHSRQPSQNGAQAGYASQPRTSQQPQQNHVQKPVSQLNAPLQARIPRYCFAEDKYWFVIEALLEDGRQWELSRYYEDFYDFQIALLTEFPAEAGNTGTQKRTLPYMPGPVNYVTDAITEGRLHNLDAYVKNMLNQPHYISRCNLVRQFFAPREGDYEIDPNDNEEEYRLSQASQLSSAESPAGGSQNNLNGSTYGLSAAPAHQMGPGSPDIQRQPSSLSQPSQTSLGNGMQPQAQPASAMKIKMYFNGDLIAIRVPTDISFQALYEKICDRLKVPAGQEVQLFYKDEPTGDKPSMLSDNDLDYALQRNEKLLLYVEAV
- a CDS encoding related to leucine permease transcriptional regulator — protein: MPTWPAQQAPSVTQQTVPTSYAYPTSKLSSGLPTDDISFSRPTALTRNADPAFIPVAVRQGFSQYAAPAAPYAGYVPPQPPVQHQMSPASPVNGVTPTPEQAKSKVDWPESVRSYVQRSFLPQNDEPTVSRAEIEAKLKSTIGTAKENGTLYTLDWDNMPLPQALVKAERDADIKQSFHVPINSKKRKSTDFASNDNSQPPWRTNSRSSLEDRISYPSPEKRASMDEPLPKSSKFQKEANKRKRRFENEYKSLRSPSPPPPSSGPIIGTCEVLEKKYLRLTAPPVPSKVRPEHILRQTLELLKKKWKRESNYSYICDQFKSMRQDLTVQHIKNDFTVSVYEIHARIALEKGDIGEYNQCQTQLRSLYGMGLKGNPIEFKAYRILYFIHTANRTGLNDTLADLTTAEKGEKPIKHALEVRSSLALGNYHKFFQLYLDTPNMGAYLMDMFVARERLAALCNICKAYKPDVKLRFITEELGFESDADAAQFIIDHQGRHLLEDRTDYIAFMTGKAGPLFEGARSTAFQKVDIKGQI